The Pristis pectinata isolate sPriPec2 chromosome 10, sPriPec2.1.pri, whole genome shotgun sequence sequence AGTTATTGACTGTAAATAACTTTGAATGTTCTGAGATTGTAGATGACACTATATAAATGTATTTCTTTCCTAGAAACATATTATATTTAGCCTTACTGATTATGAACATTACTAAAAACAATTACACATTAGTACGTTGGCCTTTAACAATCACAGCCCAACTATTGTTTTATTAATAAGGTATTGAGGGTTTGCCCTTCCGGTGTGAGTGAACCTTCTCAATAATAGGTTCCTTTTATGTGCATGTGACCCAGCAGAAGTAAAACTAATGGGTGCAGATGCTTTGTCACAAGACTGAATTCATTTTATGATCCAACCTAATGCAGATATGCCACGTGATCTGTCCTGACTAAGGCCTTCACAGAGCTTGAGGGGATGTTGAGGGTATTGGATGACAGTGCAAAGGGCTTAATTCTGATTCTTGTATCGTTCCATCAGCTGGCAGTTCCAACCAAGACGAATTAGAGTTGGAGCTTGGCCATGTGTATTGAAGAAGAATGTTGAGAGGCCAAGAGAGATTTTGGTCTTTTTCTTTTACTTCAATGGCAGTAGATCTGAGTTAGCCATTAAACTGAGAAAAAGTCTTTGTGGGATTAATATTAAGACATGCCCAATGCAGGGCCACAGTCAACACCAGCGGCATGTTGAACATTAAGCAGAAAATAAGTCGGGAAACATCACAATTAGTGTGTGTGATTCAGACTTGGCCCTATCTTGCTTCAGCAAGATGTGATGGATATTCCACCACTGTAGGCGGTGCACAGAAGAACTGAGACCAATCCCCAGTGTTAGGAGCCAGagttttgaggaaagattgtaGACTTGGACTACTTAGCCTAGAAAGAAAGCATCTGATTGGTGATTTTATCAGAATTGTATAAGGtagtaaatggaattaaaaaggTTAAAATATCCTAAATTATTTGGAACGCTACAAGATTTGGTATCAAGGCCTTAAATTAAAATGTACATCTAGAATTGAAAGCAACTATAGCTTATGTTCATAGAGTATCTTTTAACATGGGACAGTGAATCTCCATTAATCTGACACGTTGGGACTTTGGCAGTGCCCAGCTGGCAGATTTTTCcaagattattggatgttattccctatTGATAGTCCATggcacttttttttagatgtcacacagtagaataataactttttccagtgaacccggtaAATTTCAAGGGAGTGCGAGAatcagaaccaggtgagttttgaGGGAATGTGAGAAGCAGGGCCCCAGTGTGTCTGAAGGAATGGGGCAGTAAGCCTCCTGTGAGCcagtgctgaaccatcaggatttccaaagcCACGTGGTGGATTATGAGTATTTTATTATAAGACTCATTGGAATTCAGAGGttagcaaataaaatttgatgtAAAACCACATCCTAGAGTACATGATCAAAAGCTTGCTTAAAAAGTTAGGTTTAGGTAAcgtcttattgaaaggcagagacaGGCAGATGGCAGAGGTGATAGGCAGGGAATTCCAGCAGGAAGtaaggctgccagtggtggtccAGTGGACACTGAGAATGTGTCAGAAGTCAGAGATGGAGAACTTGATAGGGATTGATAATGAAAATCTTAACCTTGCATCTTcatgaaattaaaaatgttaaaattgatgCATTGCTGGACCAGGAGCCAATGTGGATATTGTTTCTTATTTGCATAGTGTACTAACACAAAATAATGCACTCTGATAGACCACTAGAGGTGTGATCTTTAGAATCATTTGCTATATATACTGTTTGGATTCTGCAATAATACAACCTTTGGAGCATTCTGTATGGATGAGCTGTTTTGGCCTGAGTTGACTGCCTTGTCCATGGTGATTTTgaagagacacgagactgcagatgctggaatctggagcaacacacaatctgctggaagaactcagcaggtcaagctgcatctatgGGATGAAAGGAATCATCAACATTTCGGATTGAAaccagatgcagggttttgacccaaaacattgacaattcctttcctcccacagatgctgctcgacctgctgagtccttccagcagattgtgtgataTTGAAGAGTTCCATCAGGACATCCAAATGATAAAGAATCAAAAGTGTGCCTGAGCAGCCTCCACTCCTGGTGTTCCATTAAGTTTCTTAAATTACCCACTTCCTGAGTGTCAAAAAATGCCCACCTCACTGGTTTTCCTTGATAAAACTGCATGCTGAAAAGAGCAAGCATGTCCTTCATGTTTTTACTGGGGTGGGATTTGTGTTTAGGAAGCTTTGGGTGAAAAAGCATGGTGAGGGTTAGCATAAGAGCATCTGTTCTTTATCTCAATGGGACCAGGATTGTGCAGAAACCTTAAAGCATCACAGGACTGGAGCATGTTACAGATATAGGGAACCATGGAGAAATTTGAACCACAGAATGAGAACCATACATAATAAGCTCTCAGCTTGACTGATTTATTTGTCTAAAGATAATTCCAGTGATGCACAAGTGCTTGATTTGTTTGAAACCTCTAACCTGAAATCTCTTCTTTGCAGCTGGTGATGCTACCAACAGAAACCAAAGTAATgtgagatgagggagggaagaggacaAGATTATCCATTGCTTTTTGCTGTGGCTGTGAGTTGTAAATACCTTGTTGGACTTCCAATTCAAGATGCTGAGAGCCACCGATGGGGACAACCGGCTTGACAGGAATCTGCTATGGTccttggagacccttcatcatcatGGTAGTGGCACCTCCAGTGGAAACAGAGCTGAAGGTGGAAACTGATTGATTTGGATTGGCTTGGCATTcttgagaagggagagagacattttgagaaaggacaaagaaagaaaatgaaatttcCATTCTATTGGTAAATTGTAAACGGCTTATGGAAAATATCTGAAGGAAAGTACACAATGACCCTTTGGTCAATAAGTGAGATGAGAATGCCCTATCATGGCTTCTGATCAAACGTGATTGTGAGAGGGtgtcatcttcccctctcctttttttttaatttaaacacTTTTTCCCCCTAACTCTTGCCAATTTATAACATGCTACGGAACGGAGGTGTTGGGAATGTAGGGCAACCATGCATGCTACGATGGTCCAATCGCATCCGGTTAACCTGGCTCAGCTTCACCCTGTTTGTCATATTGGTTTTCTTCCCACTGATTGCCCACTATTACCTGACCACCATTGACAACCTCAATGACTCTGGCCCGCGCATTTTTGAGCCACGTTCTGGCAATGCCCTATGCGAGGTCAAACATGTCCAGGACCTGTGCCGCATTCGGGAATCGGTCAGCGAGGAGCTGCTCCAGCTCGAAGCCAAGCGGCAGGAGCTCAACACTGAAATCGCCAAACTTAACCTGAAGATTGAGTCGTGCAAGAAGAGCATCGAGAATGCCAAGCAGGACCTGCTTCAGCTCAAGAACGTCATCAGCCAAACAGAGCACTCATACAAAGAGCTGGTGGCACAGAACCAGCCCAAGCTCTCGCTGCCAATCCGCCTCTTGCCAGAGAAAGATGAGACCAACTTCCCGTTGCCAAAGTCCCCCAACAGCTGTCGCTTGCATTCTTGTTTTGATTACTCTCGGTGCCCACTAACGTCTGGGTTTCCAGTTTATATCTATCCACTGGATCAGTACCAGTTCAGCAGTCTTATCGATCCGCTAATTAAACAGGCATTCCAGGCGACTGCTCGGACTAACATCTATGTTACAGACAATCCCAATGTTGCCTGTGTCTACGTGGTCTTGGTTGGGGAGCTACAagattcatctggactgaaatccATTGAAGTTGAAAAGCAGTTGCGCTCCCTCCCTTACTGGCGATCCGATGGACATAATCATCTCCTCATCAATCTGTCCAGGAGGTCCCAGACTCAGAACCTGCTCTACAATGTCAGCACAGGCAGGGCTATGGTTGCCCAGTCCACTTTCTACGATGTTCAGTATCGGCCTGGCTTTGATCTCATCCCATCGCCACTGATCCATGCCATGTCTGAGCCCAACTTTTTGGAGATTCCTCCTCAAGTTCCTGTGAAAAGGAAATATCTCTTCAGCTTCCAAGGAGAGAAGCTTGAATCGCTTATGTCTAGTTTGCAGGAGGCTCGTTCGTTTGAGGAGGAGATCGAGGGCAATACTCCAGCAGATTATGATGATCGGATCATCGCCACCTTGAAAGCTGTTCAGGACAGCAAGTTGGACTTGGTCCTTGTGGAATTCACCTGCAAGAACCAGCCTCGGCCTGCCTTACCGACTGAGTGGGCGCTATGTGGTGAGCGGGACGACAGGCTAGAGCTGTTGAAATTGTCCACTTTTGTATTAATTATAACACCAGGAAATGGCCATCTAATCGCTTCTGCTGGTTGTTCCATGAGGCTTTTTGAGGCTTTGGAGGTTGGAGCCATTCCAGTAATCCTTGGGGAACATGTGCAGTTGCCCTACCATGACATGATACACTGGAGTGAGGCAGCTCTGGTGGTGCCGAAACCACGCATCACGGAACTCCACTTCCTCTTGAGAAGCATCTCAGACAGCGATCTGCTCAACATGAGACGTCAGGGCCGCTTTCTGTGGGAGACGTACTTTTCCACTTCAGACAACGTGCTGAGCACCATCCTGTCCACTGTGCGGACCCGGATACAAATCCCTGCTGCTCCCATTGCAGAAGAGCCATCCAAAGAGATCCCTCACAAGACTGGAAAGGCTGCTGGCACTGATCCCAACATGGCAGACACTGGAGACCTGGACTTGGGGCCTGTGGAGACTGAACCACCTTACGCCTCCCCCAAATACTTGCGGAACTTCACAGTCACTGTCCGGGACACGTACAGAGCCTGGAATGCTGCCCCTGGACCCTTCCACCTCTTCCCGCACACACCACTTGACCCCACCTTGCCCTCTGAGGCCAAGTTCCTTGGATCTGGAACAGGATTCCGGCCAATAGGTGGGGGAGCGGGAGGCtctgggaaggaattccaggctGCTCTGGGCGGGAATGTTCCCAGGGAACAGTTTACAGTGGTGATGTTGACCTACGAGCGTGAGGAAGTCCTGATGAACTCTTTAgagagactgaatggccttccttaTTTGAATAAAGTCATTGTTGTATGGAACTCTCCCAAGCCGCCATCTGAGGACCTTGTGTGGCCTGAGATCGGAGTGCCTATTGTGGTAAGAGTATGTTCCTTTCTCTGGTTTATTGCTGTGGTGATAAACAACCCTTTGTGTACATGCTACATTGGTAACTTTCTGTGTAGCTAGATTAAAAAGTAGTAAAGAGATTGGGTTCCCTAAACCCTTGAAGGCTAACATTTGATTTATCTGTAGTTTTAAGTAGTATGCAAAGaggcatgcatttttttttcatgttgtTTTTGTTCCTCCCTTAGCTGAGTTGAGATCTGCAGAATGAATGAGTGCAGTCTTGTTGATAAAATCTCTGCATTTGATTGACGGTTTGTGATTATTGTGTTGCTTTGGTAAAACCACTAGTTATTAAGGGTGAATTTGAACATTTAAAGTTATATTGTAATTTTGACACAccacattctgctttcctttaccTCCTCTCGTGACCTAGAACTGTTTCCCTCCTATCTGGAATTTCAGAGCCCAGGAGAAGAATAGAACTACCTGACTAACATAGCCAAGTGTTTCATATTGTCGCTAAAACAGATATTAAGGTATACCTATTTGGAAACGAGGACCAACATCACAATTAGAACTGTGATCAGTCTTCAAGGATTTGGCCAAATGATTGGGTTTTAAAGCACAACTTAAAGGTGGAGACAGGTGGCTGTGTTTCAGAATGGAATTGGAGATCAGGGCTCATTGAGCTGAAGGTGTGGCTACTGGTGTTGAGGAATTAAAACTGCAGATCCATCGagattggaggagtgcagagatctcagaggctTGAAGGACAGGAGGAAGGAGCAATCTATGACAGGATTTGAACAAAAGGATGGGAATCTTAAAACCAAGTGTTGTCAGTATAGGACTCAGTGAAGTACGTGAAAAGTAATGAAAATTGGATAGCTAATGGGAGTTGGTGCAAGTTAGCTTGGATTTCAGCAGGGGCTTGTAAAAGAGTGAATCGAGCTGAAATATTTTAATGGAGGAAATCACTAAGTGCAAAAGCAGTAGATATTTTTAAGGAAAAAAGTTTGATAAGAATATCACAATAGAAACCTGGTGGAAAGATGTATCTACCATGACTTGCTGTGTAACACGTTCTCCTATgaatcagaaggctgtggattcaaGTACCACTTCAGAAACTcttgaggggagatcttgcttgacaaatctgttggaattctttgaggaagtaacaggcaggatagacaaaggagagtcggcgGATATAAAATTCTAGCTTTATAAGTGTGGAAGTCCATATTGTCAAAGGTGGTGTCCTTTTGATGAGATGTTCTGTGTGTTCTCCACTcgagtggatgtgaaagatcccatgctGCTAtccaaagaagagcaggagaattgTCCTTCGTGCCCAGATTTAATGTTTATCTTTCAACTTGTATCACTACAGATCTGAAATCTCTCTGCTTTTGTTATGCTCTTACTCTGTGAAAATGTCATTTCTTGCACAACAGCAATTCACTTaaagtgtattttttaaatttagtgtTTGGACTATGGCCATGTATTGTCCAGTGTCTTGTGTAATGGTGTGGCAACTGTGTATGTTCCCTGGAACACTTCCACCCAAAGCAGAACTCTATCCCAGAGCCCCTGGCTCCTGCACCATTTGGCCAGAATGTATTCAGATGTACCTAATAGAGGAGAAACTTGTGGAGGTGGTgtctttggattttcagaaagttttCAGTTCGGTCCTACGTGGGAGATTGGTGAATGAGGTTCGAGCTCATGGAAGTATACTAGTGTGGATTGTGAATTGGTAAATAGAGTAGTAATAAATGGGTGTTTCCCAGGTTGACAAGCCATGACTAGTGGGGCGCTGTAGGAATTAGTACTtgggaccccagctattcacaatctgtatGGATGAATGTAATATTTGTAAAGATTGTTGATGACAAGTAGGAATGTGACCAGtgaagaggatgtaaagaggcttcaagaggatataaACAAGCTGAGAGAATGGGCAtcaacatgacagatggaatacagtgtggaAAAGTGAGATGTTATCCACTTCTAACTGGTAAGaggttgggaaatgttgatattcaaagagaCCACGTCAGAGATGCATCaggcagttaagaaggtaaatgatTATTTGGTTACAAATGTAAAGATATCTAAGTACAATCAGAAAGGGCCTTCATGAGCTCACATCTGGAGTATCATatacaattttgatctccttatctaaAAAAGATATATTACGCATAGTGAATCGAAGATTCAgtgtggttcctgggatggtgggtctgtcatttgagagattgaataggctaggCCTCAGTTctctagggtttagaagaatgggaaatgGGCACATTAAAATGTAGAGTAGAAGACTGTAGGATGTTTCTTCTGAATAAGGAGTCAAGAATTTtgtggtcacagtctcaaaacaacCTTTggagccatttagaactgagatgaggagaaatgtcttcattcagatGGTAGTAAATCTGTGCACATCTCTATCCCAGGGAGTTGTGGtagctcagtcattgattgtgtTCAGTATAaataaagattgatagatttctggatataagGAATCCGGTGAAGTAGTtacagagcaggaaaatggtgtccGTGAAAGAAtggcagccatgatcttgttgaaaggtGGGGACCAaatgacctaaccaatgtttcttGGTTCTAAGGTGCTTCgaaatgtcctgaggttgtgaaagtcactatataaatgcagatgcAGAAAACATCCAGGTTACATATGCTCAACttagtggggcaggagcagactCTCCCACATCTGTCCACAGCAACatgagggggccattcagccccacaaaCCTGTCAAATATTCAATTAAATCTTCATGGATCTTCAATCACATTTATTTGCCTTTTCTCCAGTTCCCTCAATACACTTCCCACACAAAAATATATGGAGTGTTCCAGATATTCCCCCTTTGTTGGAGGAAGTGCTTTGAGTGACTTTCATGTGCACTTTTAGAGCAGTGGTTGCCGGCAGAGTATGCCAGCTCCTCGGAGTCCCAGAGAATCCCCAGTACAACCCCAAATCCTGAAAATAACTTTTGGTGTTCACAGGAGGTGTTAGAGGCTTCCCATTTGCCAAATGGGAACAAGAGGGGCTTTCATTCAGGTTAGAAACCATTACTATATAGAGACAAACAGGAAATGATTCATATGACCAGGAAAGGTGTAACTTGGTTTTCTACCAGATGCTTGATGCAAATTGAGTTTGACTTGTTGGTAGCTCATATTAATTTCTATTCATTGCTCCAGATAATTATGCCCCAGAGACCTGGAATAATTATCTGGATTCATGACAACAAATCCAAGTACAGCAgcaagggaatttaaattctgttagtTCAGTAAATCTGGAATATGAATCTAGCAGCACAAACAATGACCACATTGAAACAACAAATCCATCTAGTCCATTAATCCCcgtcaaggaaggaaatctactgGTCCGGACAATGCAACTCCAGATCCACAGCAGTGCATGTTTTCtagtttaaatgttgttttttcCCAAGCTGTTGGTGGTATCTAAGACAGCATTTGCCCTGGCATCTAGGAGCCCTGGTAACATCAAACTTAATGGAAATCggtaataaattttccattgaCTGGTGTCAAGCACACAACGAAGGGCTGTATTTgcggtgattgtatctgattccactacttcctctggcagcaagttccagatttcaactattcgctgtttgtaaaaaaaaaatttcccctctTCTTGCCTTAAACTGAATccttcttatttttgatacccctaccacgtgaaaaagagtctgactatctaccccttctatgcctcttatatacttctatcaggtcacccctcagcctcctttgcttaaGGATCTCCCCTTTACAAAAGTGCTctgatccaggtaacatcctggtgaatctgctctcacTGTAGCGCAACTGCATCATTCCTACAGTGGCACTTGATACTCGAgcagtctaatcaatgttttgtaaagttgctacATAACATTAGAACTTTTATATTTTCCCTGACCaaagaaggcaaacatgccatgtgctgccttcaccatcctatcgGCCTATGTTGCCATTTTCGGGGAACTGTGAACAATAACCCAAGGcccttctgttcatcaacgttcctCAGCACCCCACCATTTACTCATATGTCCTCtccctatttgatttcccaaagtgcatcaccccacacttcCATCTCCCaacgctccgcccaactttccatttgatctgtatcctgctgtagccttaggcaacctttctcactatccacaacaccaccaaattttgtgtcatctgcaattcATCTTACTAATAATTCATGCGACATTCACAtctcctcctcagcctccttccggagagtgaacccgaggaaagcatctggcccaggtgttgtccctggctgtgtgctcagattttgtgctgatcagctggcgagggtatttgcagacatatttaacctctccctg is a genomic window containing:
- the extl3 gene encoding exostosin-like 3; amino-acid sequence: MLRNGGVGNVGQPCMLRWSNRIRLTWLSFTLFVILVFFPLIAHYYLTTIDNLNDSGPRIFEPRSGNALCEVKHVQDLCRIRESVSEELLQLEAKRQELNTEIAKLNLKIESCKKSIENAKQDLLQLKNVISQTEHSYKELVAQNQPKLSLPIRLLPEKDETNFPLPKSPNSCRLHSCFDYSRCPLTSGFPVYIYPLDQYQFSSLIDPLIKQAFQATARTNIYVTDNPNVACVYVVLVGELQDSSGLKSIEVEKQLRSLPYWRSDGHNHLLINLSRRSQTQNLLYNVSTGRAMVAQSTFYDVQYRPGFDLIPSPLIHAMSEPNFLEIPPQVPVKRKYLFSFQGEKLESLMSSLQEARSFEEEIEGNTPADYDDRIIATLKAVQDSKLDLVLVEFTCKNQPRPALPTEWALCGERDDRLELLKLSTFVLIITPGNGHLIASAGCSMRLFEALEVGAIPVILGEHVQLPYHDMIHWSEAALVVPKPRITELHFLLRSISDSDLLNMRRQGRFLWETYFSTSDNVLSTILSTVRTRIQIPAAPIAEEPSKEIPHKTGKAAGTDPNMADTGDLDLGPVETEPPYASPKYLRNFTVTVRDTYRAWNAAPGPFHLFPHTPLDPTLPSEAKFLGSGTGFRPIGGGAGGSGKEFQAALGGNVPREQFTVVMLTYEREEVLMNSLERLNGLPYLNKVIVVWNSPKPPSEDLVWPEIGVPIVVVHTEKNSLNNRFLPWDTIETEAILSIDDDAHLRHDEIMFGFRVWREARDRIVGFPGRYHAWDVAHQSWLYNSNYSCELSMVLTGAAFFHKYYAYLYSYVMPQAIRDMVDEYINCEDIAMNFLVSHITRKPPIKVTSRWTFRCPGCPQALSHDDSHFHERHKCINFFVKVYGYMPLLYTQFRVDSVLFKTRLPHDKTKCFKFI